In Pectobacterium brasiliense, a single genomic region encodes these proteins:
- the nuoN gene encoding NADH-quinone oxidoreductase subunit NuoN, whose amino-acid sequence MTITLQQLIALSPLLIVGLTVVVVMLCIAWRRNHFVNATMTVIGLNIALLSLYFVGQAGPTDVTPLLRVDGFSMFYTGLVLLASLATSTFAYPWLQGYPDNRDEFYLLVLIAALGGILLASANHLASLFIGIELLSLPLFGLVGYAFRLKRSLEASIKYMLLSAAASSFLLFGMALIYAESGDMSFASLGKSLSDHQIHEPLLLAGLGMMIVGLGFKLSLVPFQLWTPDVYQGAPAPVSTFLATAGKIAVFGAVMRLFLYAPMADSESVRIVLGVIAFASILFGNVMAVSQTNIKRLLGYSSIAHLGYLLVALIAVQSHQLALETVGVYLVGYLFSSLGAFGVVSLMSSPYRGPDADSLFSYRGLFWHKPILSAVMTVMMLSLAGIPMTLGFFGKFYVLAVGVNAELWWLTGAVVLGSAIGLYYYLRVMVSLFLNAPQVLQRDTPNNWALTAGGVVVLISSIAVLFFGLYPQPLISLVQLAQPMM is encoded by the coding sequence ATGACAATAACTCTTCAACAACTAATTGCGCTATCGCCGCTGTTGATCGTCGGATTGACGGTAGTGGTTGTGATGCTGTGCATTGCGTGGCGACGCAACCATTTTGTCAACGCAACCATGACGGTTATCGGCCTGAATATTGCGTTGCTGTCACTGTACTTTGTCGGTCAGGCTGGCCCAACGGACGTGACGCCGCTGCTGCGTGTTGATGGCTTCTCGATGTTCTATACCGGACTGGTTCTGCTTGCCAGTCTGGCAACCAGCACGTTTGCCTATCCGTGGCTGCAAGGCTACCCAGACAACCGTGATGAGTTCTACTTGCTGGTTCTGATTGCTGCGTTAGGTGGGATCCTGCTGGCGAGCGCTAACCATTTGGCTTCGTTGTTCATCGGGATTGAACTGCTTTCTCTGCCGTTGTTTGGTCTGGTCGGTTATGCCTTCCGCCTGAAACGTTCGCTGGAAGCCAGTATTAAATACATGCTGCTGTCGGCAGCGGCCTCTTCCTTCCTGCTGTTTGGGATGGCGCTGATTTATGCTGAATCAGGTGATATGAGCTTTGCCAGCCTCGGTAAGAGCCTGAGCGATCACCAAATCCATGAGCCGCTGTTGCTGGCAGGCTTGGGGATGATGATTGTCGGTCTGGGCTTCAAACTGTCTCTGGTTCCGTTCCAGCTGTGGACGCCTGATGTGTATCAGGGCGCGCCTGCACCTGTGTCTACGTTTCTTGCGACAGCCGGTAAAATTGCCGTTTTCGGTGCAGTCATGCGTTTGTTCCTGTATGCGCCGATGGCTGACAGCGAGTCTGTCAGAATCGTGCTGGGTGTTATCGCATTCGCATCGATCCTGTTCGGTAACGTGATGGCGGTATCGCAAACCAACATCAAACGTCTGCTCGGCTACTCTTCCATCGCGCATTTGGGCTATTTGCTGGTTGCCCTGATTGCGGTTCAGAGCCATCAACTGGCGCTGGAAACCGTAGGCGTGTATCTGGTGGGTTACCTGTTCAGCAGCCTGGGTGCGTTTGGTGTGGTTAGCCTGATGTCCAGCCCGTACCGTGGGCCGGATGCTGATTCACTGTTCTCTTACCGTGGTTTGTTCTGGCATAAACCGATCCTGTCTGCGGTGATGACGGTGATGATGCTGTCTCTTGCGGGTATTCCGATGACGCTGGGCTTCTTCGGTAAATTCTACGTGCTGGCTGTCGGTGTTAACGCTGAACTGTGGTGGCTGACTGGTGCGGTCGTGCTGGGTAGCGCCATTGGCCTGTACTACTATCTGCGTGTGATGGTCAGTTTGTTCCTGAATGCGCCGCAGGTGTTGCAGCGTGATACGCCAAACAACTGGGCTTTAACCGCTGGTGGTGTGGTCGTACTGATCTCCTCCATCGCAGTGCTGTTCTTTGGTTTGTATCCGCAGCCGCTTATCTCTCTGGTGCAATTGGCGCAGCCAATGATGTAA
- the nuoM gene encoding NADH-quinone oxidoreductase subunit M — protein sequence MLLPWLILLPFIGGLLCWQLERFGTKVPRWIALIAMGLTLALSLQLWLQGGYSLTAPTGVPQWQSEFYVPWIPRFGIGIHLALDGLSLLMVVLTGLLGVLAILCSWNEIQRYQGFFHLNLLWILGGVIGVFLAIDMFLFFFFWEMMLVPMYFLIALWGHKGSDGKTRITAATKFFIYTQASGLIMLIAILALVFVHHNATGVWTFNYEDLLKTPMSYGVEYLLMLGFFIAFAVKMPVVPLHGWLPDAHSQAPTAGSVDLAGILLKTAAYGLLRFSLPLFPNASHAFAPIAMWLGVIGIFYGAWLAFKQTDIKRLIAYTSVSHMGFVMIAIYSGNQLAYQGAVIQMIAHGLSAAGLFILCGQLYERLHTRDMREMGGLWARLKYLPALSLFFAVATLGMPGTGNFVGEFMILFGSYQVVPVITVISTFGLVFASVYSLIMIQRAYYGTPKSDEPLKSMSFRELSIVMLLVVLLVLLGVYPQPILDTSSAAMSNIQQWFMSSAPDSIISTTRP from the coding sequence ATGCTACTACCTTGGCTAATTCTTCTCCCCTTTATCGGCGGTCTGCTGTGCTGGCAGTTAGAGCGTTTTGGTACGAAAGTACCGCGCTGGATAGCGTTGATTGCAATGGGGCTGACACTCGCACTGTCTCTGCAACTGTGGTTGCAAGGCGGTTACTCTCTGACTGCGCCAACAGGCGTGCCACAATGGCAATCCGAGTTTTATGTGCCATGGATCCCACGCTTCGGCATCGGTATCCATCTTGCGCTGGATGGCCTGTCGCTGCTGATGGTGGTGCTGACGGGGCTGCTGGGCGTGTTGGCAATCCTCTGTTCCTGGAATGAAATTCAGCGCTATCAGGGCTTTTTCCACCTGAACCTGCTGTGGATTCTTGGCGGCGTTATCGGTGTGTTCCTTGCCATCGACATGTTCCTGTTCTTCTTCTTCTGGGAAATGATGCTGGTACCGATGTACTTCCTGATTGCACTGTGGGGGCATAAAGGCTCCGATGGTAAAACCAGAATTACGGCGGCAACCAAGTTCTTCATTTATACCCAGGCAAGTGGCCTGATCATGTTGATTGCGATTCTGGCGCTGGTCTTTGTGCATCACAATGCCACCGGCGTTTGGACGTTCAACTATGAAGACCTGCTGAAGACGCCGATGTCATACGGTGTTGAATATCTGCTGATGCTGGGCTTCTTCATCGCGTTTGCTGTAAAAATGCCTGTTGTGCCGTTGCACGGCTGGCTGCCGGATGCACACAGCCAGGCGCCAACCGCGGGTTCTGTTGATCTGGCGGGGATCCTGTTGAAAACGGCGGCCTACGGTCTGCTGCGTTTCAGCCTGCCGCTGTTCCCGAACGCCTCCCATGCCTTTGCACCGATTGCCATGTGGCTGGGTGTGATTGGTATCTTCTACGGTGCCTGGTTGGCCTTTAAACAGACTGACATCAAACGTCTGATCGCTTACACCTCGGTGTCCCACATGGGCTTCGTCATGATTGCCATCTATTCCGGTAATCAACTGGCTTATCAGGGCGCAGTAATTCAGATGATTGCGCACGGCCTGTCCGCTGCCGGTCTGTTTATTCTGTGCGGTCAACTGTACGAGCGTCTGCATACTCGTGACATGCGTGAAATGGGCGGCCTGTGGGCGCGTTTGAAATACCTGCCAGCGCTGTCTCTGTTCTTTGCTGTCGCGACGTTGGGGATGCCAGGAACGGGCAACTTTGTTGGCGAATTCATGATTCTGTTCGGCAGCTATCAGGTTGTGCCGGTGATTACGGTGATCTCAACCTTCGGTCTGGTATTTGCGTCGGTCTACTCACTGATCATGATTCAGCGTGCTTATTACGGTACGCCTAAGTCTGATGAACCATTGAAGAGTATGTCGTTCCGCGAATTGTCTATCGTGATGCTGTTGGTGGTATTACTGGTGTTGTTAGGGGTTTACCCGCAACCGATTCTGGATACCTCCAGTGCCGCGATGTCAAATATCCAGCAGTGGTTTATGTCGTCTGCTCCAGATTCAATTATTTCAACAACAAGGCCGTAA